The following proteins are encoded in a genomic region of Drosophila miranda strain MSH22 chromosome 4, D.miranda_PacBio2.1, whole genome shotgun sequence:
- the LOC117188867 gene encoding GATA zinc finger domain-containing protein 14-like translates to MHDRVKPKHYRTIIREYSLENSYQNSDESVETVENLNFLSVAKNSTNSSGDGSLAIEPSARTRSSKGNRPRYQKRESISGTVAAVQQLARSLNILNNDFYAFRKEQNERMHNITKLLDRFTTKSRKAEKERKKDSRRNSSKNKQYKSRTEDVTDTKDQNHITNNTDNKILNNTHNETFNNTQNKEELDQEPIKSKTHTQTDTNPIHTIQNNTDNKVLNNTDKEELEQKHNKGRTLTEIDTNTKPIHKNITQSKDTSNDCTVRLVAAVRRPRVFGVRRKLGTV, encoded by the exons ATGCACGATCGTGTGAAGCCAAAGCACTATCGAACCATAATACGCGAGTATTCATTGGAAAATTCATATCAGAACAGTGACGAATCCGTTGAGACTGTCGAAAACTTAAACTTTCTTAGTGTGGCAAAAAATTCAACCAACTCTTCGGGCGATGGCTCCTTGGCGATAGAACCATCTGCCAGAACCCGTTCATCCAAAGGCAATAGACCAAGATATCAAAAACGAGAATCAATCTCAGGCACTGTAGCAGCTGTTCAGCAATTGGCAAGGTCCTTAAATATCTTAAATAACGACTTTTATGCCTTTAGAAAAGAACAAAATGAAAG AATGCATAATATAACCAAACTCTTGGATAGATTCACTACGAAATCCagaaaggcggaaaaagaaagaaaaaaagattCGAGAAGGAACagcagcaaaaataaacaatataAAAG CCGGACTGAGGACGTAACGGACACCAAGGACCAAAATCATATAACCAATAATACCGACAACAAGATCCTTAACAATACCCACAACGAGACCTTCAACAATACCCAAAATAAGGAGGAGTTGGATCAGGAGCCCATCAAGAGCAAAACCCACACACAAACCGATACAAACCCCATCCACACTATTCAGAATAATACCGACAATAAAGTCCTTAATAATACCGACAAAGAGGAGTTGGAGCAGAAACACAACAAAGGCAGAACACTCACAGAAATCGACACAAATACGAAACCCATCCATAAAAATATAACACAGAGCAAGGACACCAGCAACGATTGTACGGTGAGGCTTGTAGCTGCTGTGAGGAGGCCTAGGGTTTTTGGGGTCCGCCGAAAATTAGGCACCGTCTAA
- the LOC117188869 gene encoding protein tyrosine phosphatase type IVA 1-like yields MSITMRQKDLRPAPALIEYKGMKFLITDRPSDITINHYIMELKKNNVNTVVRVCEPSYNTVELEAQGINVKDLAFEDGTFPPQTVVDEWFEVLKDKYRQTPEACVAVHCVAGLGRAPVLVALALIELGLKYEAAVEMIRDKRRGAINAKQLSYLEKYKPKARLKHKNGHKNSCSVQ; encoded by the exons ATGAGCATCACTATGCGTCAAAAAGATCTACGCCCAGCCCCGGCTCTAATAGAGTACAAGGGCATGAAGTTCCTAATCACCGATCGACCTTCAGACATAACAATTAATCATTACATTATG GAACTTAAGAAGAACAATGTCAACACTGTGGTGCGTGTTTGTGAGCCAAGCTATAATACAGTCGAGCTGGAGGCACAGGGCATCAATGTCAAGGATCTGGCCTTTGAGGATGGCACCTTCCCGCCACAAACAGTCGTTGACGAGTGGTTTGAGGTCTTGAAGGATAA ATATCGACAAACTCCAGAGGCCTGTGTGGCCGTTCATTGTGTGGCTGGTCTGGGACGAGCTCCTGTTTTGGTGGCCCTGGCACTGATCGAATTAGGCTTGAAATATGAGGCAGCTGTGGAAATGATTAGAGA TAAACGACGTGGCGCCATCAATGCCAAGCAGCTCTCATATTTGGAGAAATACAAGCCCAAGGCGCGTTTAAAGCACAAAAATGGCCATAAGAATTCATGTTCTGTGCAATAG